The Borreliella andersonii genome has a segment encoding these proteins:
- the nagB gene encoding glucosamine-6-phosphate deaminase yields MRLIVRPTYEDISKWAANYVAQKIKEFSPTKEKPFILGLPTGSSPIGMYKNLIELNKNKKISFQNVITFNMDEYIGIEKNHPQSYHSFMWKNFFSHIDIKKENINILNGNALNLEKECEEYEKKIKSLGGIMLFVGGIGPDGHIAFNEPGSSLTSRTRIKTLTQDTIIANSRFFEGNLNKVPKSALTVGVGTIMDSQEILIIVNGHSKARALKHAIEKGINHMWTISALQLHKNAIIISDKDATYELKIGTVEYFNDIERENFNNDLK; encoded by the coding sequence ATGAGATTAATAGTCAGGCCTACATATGAAGACATATCAAAGTGGGCAGCCAATTACGTAGCACAAAAAATTAAAGAATTTTCTCCAACAAAAGAAAAGCCATTTATCCTTGGACTTCCAACAGGAAGCTCTCCAATTGGTATGTATAAAAATCTAATTGAATTAAATAAAAACAAAAAAATTTCATTTCAAAATGTCATAACTTTTAACATGGATGAATACATAGGAATTGAAAAAAATCATCCTCAAAGTTACCATTCATTTATGTGGAAAAATTTTTTTTCTCACATTGATATTAAAAAAGAAAACATAAATATACTAAACGGAAATGCTTTAAATCTTGAAAAAGAATGTGAAGAGTATGAAAAGAAAATCAAATCTCTCGGAGGAATCATGCTTTTTGTAGGTGGAATCGGACCTGATGGTCACATTGCCTTTAACGAACCAGGCTCCTCCTTAACATCAAGAACAAGAATTAAAACTCTAACCCAAGATACAATAATAGCTAATTCAAGATTTTTTGAAGGCAATCTGAATAAAGTTCCCAAAAGCGCCCTAACTGTTGGAGTTGGAACAATTATGGATTCACAAGAAATCTTAATAATAGTAAACGGACATAGCAAAGCAAGAGCATTAAAGCACGCTATTGAAAAAGGCATTAATCATATGTGGACAATTAGTGCACTTCAATTGCATAAAAATGCAATCATAATATCTGACAAAGATGCAACTTACGAATTAAAAATCGGAACAGTAGAATACTTCAATGACATAGAAAGAGAAAACTTTAATAATGACTTAAAATAA
- a CDS encoding superoxide dismutase: MFKLPELGYDYDAVEPYIDAKTMEIHHGKHHNGFVMNLNSILEKMGKIHLTDVSSILKNIHDFPEEFQTLIRNNAGGYSNHTLYFRTLRPGNKDNLFKKFKDDINIAFGSLDVLKANLKDTAMKIFGSGWAWLVLCPESGLKVIPMPNQDSPLMNSYKPILGIDVWEHAYYLKYQNRRIEYVDAFLKALNWEEVSKIYNEANN; this comes from the coding sequence ATGTTTAAGCTGCCAGAACTTGGTTATGATTATGATGCTGTTGAGCCTTATATTGATGCTAAAACTATGGAAATTCATCATGGCAAGCATCATAATGGTTTTGTAATGAATTTGAATTCCATTTTGGAAAAAATGGGAAAAATTCATTTAACAGATGTGTCAAGCATATTAAAAAATATTCATGATTTTCCAGAAGAATTTCAAACCTTAATAAGAAATAATGCTGGGGGTTATTCTAATCATACTTTATATTTTAGAACTTTAAGGCCAGGAAACAAAGATAATCTTTTTAAAAAGTTTAAAGACGATATTAATATAGCTTTTGGAAGTCTAGATGTTCTTAAGGCTAATTTGAAAGATACTGCGATGAAAATTTTTGGAAGTGGTTGGGCGTGGTTAGTATTGTGTCCTGAGAGTGGACTTAAAGTGATTCCAATGCCTAATCAGGACAGTCCTTTAATGAATTCTTATAAACCAATTTTAGGTATTGATGTTTGGGAACATGCCTATTATCTTAAATATCAAAATAGAAGAATTGAATATGTTGATGCATTTTTAAAGGCTTTAAATTGGGAAGAAGTTTCAAAAATTTACAATGAAGCTAACAATTAA
- the secA gene encoding preprotein translocase subunit SecA — MLKAVLETAIGSKSKRDLKDYLPTLRNINKLERWALLLADEDFSKETEKLKDELKSGNSLENILERAFTLSREAARRRLKERPYDVQIIAGLALHKGKIIEMKTGEGKTLSSVQAAYLNSLTGDGVIIVTVNDYLAERDSNWMKPVFDLLGVSVGVVLSNMDYELRKAQYAKDITYVTNNELGFDYLRDNMRYDMNEKSLRKFNYCIIDEIDSILIDEARTPLIISGPTEGNTNAYLEVNSLVSFLKECSKDPKTGDYPLEIDDLDGDYTVDEKSKRVSFTAKGLNNLEQLLVSKGIISGSMYTDLNFNYVHYMTQALKAHLLFLKNREYIVGDSGVEIVDEFTGRVLTGRRYSDGLHQAIEAKEGVKVASENKTMATITFQNLFRMFDKISGMTGTADTEAKEFHKIYNLDVVVVPTNRLLARIDEDDTIYYTEEFKFNAITDEVYKTYKKGQPVLVGTVSIEKSEILSTMFKSKGIKHEVLNAKNHSREAFIIAEAGAKHAVTIATNMAGRGTDIKLGGNIEHRVRKKIGTNVSLEEFQEAVKNERENYLKDYNEVKSLGGLYVIGSERHESRRIDNQLRGRSGRQGDPGRSRFYVSLEDDLMRLFAGDNLRSLMGKLGMATGEPITHSLLTKSLINAQKRVEDRNFEIRKHLLEYDDVITKQRDFIYAQRNSILEDTAIKDRILVALEEYLSFLLEGTKSSAVSNVFLNEVNSIFAYMLESLGSIENINSLDLKAKLMQIARANLDEKENLIGRDLFNGFLRYEYLKNIDFKFQEHLANLDSLREAVYLRSYANKNPITEYKEEGFSIFSELIKDIKVSTIRRVLQLKLDSNSSDFKSTKKSRNVKPIHKGLSGIVINESKSVSNVQVVRSSPKIGRNEPCYCGSGKKYKNCHGKS; from the coding sequence ATGTTAAAAGCAGTACTTGAGACAGCTATTGGCTCAAAAAGTAAAAGAGATTTAAAAGATTATCTTCCAACTTTAAGAAATATTAATAAGCTTGAGCGCTGGGCGTTATTGTTGGCGGATGAAGATTTCTCAAAGGAGACAGAAAAGCTTAAAGATGAATTAAAATCGGGCAATTCTTTAGAGAATATTTTAGAGCGAGCGTTTACTCTATCTAGAGAAGCTGCTAGAAGGCGTCTTAAAGAGAGACCTTATGATGTGCAAATCATTGCGGGACTTGCTCTTCACAAAGGCAAAATAATAGAGATGAAAACAGGTGAAGGGAAAACTCTTTCCTCAGTTCAAGCAGCTTATTTAAATAGTTTAACGGGAGATGGGGTTATTATTGTTACTGTTAATGACTATCTTGCAGAGCGTGATTCCAATTGGATGAAGCCGGTTTTTGATCTTTTGGGTGTTAGCGTGGGGGTTGTTTTATCTAACATGGATTATGAACTAAGAAAGGCTCAGTATGCTAAAGATATTACTTATGTAACAAATAATGAGCTTGGATTTGATTATCTAAGAGATAATATGCGGTATGACATGAATGAAAAATCCTTAAGAAAGTTTAATTATTGTATTATTGATGAAATTGATTCTATTTTGATCGATGAGGCAAGAACCCCATTGATTATTTCAGGGCCTACTGAAGGCAACACCAATGCTTATCTTGAAGTTAATTCTCTTGTATCTTTTTTAAAGGAATGCTCCAAGGATCCCAAAACAGGTGATTATCCTTTAGAAATAGATGACCTTGATGGTGATTACACTGTTGATGAGAAATCCAAAAGAGTTTCTTTTACTGCCAAAGGGCTTAATAATCTTGAACAGCTTTTAGTTTCTAAGGGCATTATTAGTGGGTCTATGTATACTGATTTAAATTTTAATTATGTTCATTACATGACTCAAGCCTTAAAAGCGCATTTGCTTTTTTTAAAAAATAGGGAATATATTGTTGGTGATTCTGGGGTTGAGATTGTAGATGAATTTACCGGGAGAGTTTTAACAGGGAGAAGATATTCGGATGGACTTCATCAGGCTATTGAGGCTAAAGAAGGTGTTAAAGTTGCTAGTGAAAATAAGACTATGGCAACTATTACTTTTCAAAATCTATTTAGAATGTTTGATAAAATTTCTGGTATGACAGGTACAGCTGATACAGAAGCTAAGGAATTCCACAAAATATATAATCTTGATGTAGTTGTAGTTCCAACAAATAGATTGTTAGCGCGAATAGATGAAGATGATACTATTTATTATACGGAAGAATTTAAATTTAATGCTATTACAGATGAGGTTTATAAAACCTACAAAAAGGGGCAACCGGTCTTAGTGGGAACTGTTTCTATTGAAAAATCTGAGATTTTATCAACCATGTTTAAAAGTAAAGGCATTAAGCATGAAGTTCTTAATGCAAAAAATCATTCTCGAGAAGCATTTATTATTGCTGAAGCTGGAGCAAAACATGCAGTTACAATAGCAACAAATATGGCTGGTCGTGGTACGGATATTAAACTTGGGGGAAATATTGAACACAGAGTTAGAAAAAAAATTGGAACTAATGTAAGCCTTGAAGAATTTCAAGAGGCTGTTAAAAATGAGAGAGAGAATTACCTAAAAGATTATAATGAGGTTAAAAGTCTTGGTGGGCTTTATGTTATTGGTAGTGAGCGTCATGAATCAAGGCGAATAGATAATCAGCTTCGTGGGCGTAGTGGAAGGCAAGGTGACCCTGGGCGCTCAAGATTTTATGTGTCGCTTGAGGACGATTTAATGCGTCTTTTTGCTGGGGATAATCTAAGATCATTAATGGGTAAGCTTGGAATGGCAACAGGAGAGCCTATTACACATTCTCTTTTAACTAAATCTTTAATTAATGCTCAAAAACGAGTAGAAGACAGAAATTTTGAAATTAGAAAGCATTTGTTAGAGTATGATGATGTTATTACAAAACAAAGAGATTTTATTTATGCTCAGAGAAACTCTATTCTTGAAGATACAGCTATTAAGGATCGTATTCTTGTTGCTTTAGAAGAATATCTTAGTTTTTTACTTGAAGGGACAAAAAGTAGTGCAGTTTCAAATGTTTTTTTAAATGAAGTAAATTCAATTTTTGCTTATATGCTTGAGAGCCTTGGCTCTATTGAAAATATTAATTCTCTTGATTTAAAGGCCAAGCTAATGCAAATAGCAAGAGCAAATTTAGATGAAAAGGAAAATTTGATTGGTAGAGATCTTTTTAATGGATTTTTAAGATATGAATATTTGAAAAATATTGATTTTAAATTTCAAGAACATCTTGCAAATTTAGACTCCTTAAGAGAGGCTGTTTATTTAAGGTCTTATGCTAATAAAAATCCAATTACAGAATACAAAGAAGAGGGATTTTCAATATTTAGCGAGCTTATTAAAGACATTAAAGTTTCTACCATAAGGCGTGTTCTTCAGTTAAAATTGGATAGCAATTCTTCTGATTTTAAGTCAACAAAGAAATCTAGGAATGTTAAACCAATTCATAAAGGACTTTCTGGGATTGTTATTAATGAGAGCAAAAGCGTTTCTAATGTTCAAGTGGTTAGAAGTTCTCCTAAAATAGGTAGAAATGAGCCTTGTTATTGTGGAAGTGGGAAAAAATATAAAAATTGTCACGGCAAAAGTTAA